Proteins encoded within one genomic window of Odocoileus virginianus isolate 20LAN1187 ecotype Illinois chromosome 2, Ovbor_1.2, whole genome shotgun sequence:
- the LOC110122903 gene encoding small ribosomal subunit protein uS15-like gives MGRMHAPGKGLSQSALPYRRSVPTWLKLTSDDVKEQIYKLAKKGLTPSQIGVILRDSHGVAQVRFVTGNKILRILKFKGLAPDLPEDLYHLIKKAVAVRKHLERNRKDKDAKFCLILIESRIHRLARYYKTKRVLPPNWKYESSTASALVA, from the coding sequence ATGGGTCGCATGCACGCTCCCGGGAAGGGCTTGTCCCAGTCGGCTCTGCCCTACCGCCGCAGCGTCCCCACCTGGCTGAAGCTCACTTCTGACGACGTGAAGGAGCAGATCTACAAACTGGCCAAGAAGGGCCTGACTCCCTCACAGATCGGTGTGATCCTGAGAGACTCTCATGGTGTTGCACAAGTACGTTTTGTGACAGGCAACAAAATCTTGAGAATTCTTAAGTTCAAAGGACTTGCCCCTGACCTCCCCGAGGATCTCTATCATTTAATTAAGAAAGCTGTTGCTGTTCGAAAGCATCTGGAGAGGAACAGAAAGGATAAAGATGCTAAATTCTGCCTGATTCTGATTGAGAGCCGTATTCACCGGTTGGCTCGATACTACAAGACCAAACGAGTCCTGCCCCCCAACTGGAAATACGAGTCATCCACAGCTTCTGCCCTGGTTGCATAA